From the Orenia metallireducens genome, one window contains:
- the yihA gene encoding ribosome biogenesis GTP-binding protein YihA/YsxC — MKINNPEYILSAVYPKDYPFHHLPEIALAGRSNVGKSSLINKVVNRKKMAFTSSKPGKTQTINFYQIDNYFYFVDLPGYGFARVSKEEKEEWGRMIESYLIERENLEALLLVVDARHKPTQDDIQMFNWILQMNMPAMVVATKVDKIKNSQKKKQERLIKETLGISQFTPFTFFSTETGEGKDKVIQFIGQFMD, encoded by the coding sequence ATGAAGATTAATAATCCAGAATATATTCTTAGTGCAGTATATCCTAAGGATTATCCTTTTCATCACCTGCCTGAGATTGCTTTAGCAGGTCGCTCTAATGTAGGTAAGTCATCTTTGATTAATAAAGTAGTCAATAGAAAGAAGATGGCTTTTACCAGTTCCAAGCCAGGAAAGACTCAGACAATTAACTTCTATCAAATAGATAATTACTTTTACTTTGTAGACTTACCAGGCTACGGATTTGCTCGAGTATCTAAAGAAGAGAAAGAAGAATGGGGTAGAATGATTGAAAGTTATCTAATAGAGCGAGAGAATTTAGAGGCATTATTATTAGTTGTAGATGCTCGACATAAGCCAACCCAAGATGATATCCAGATGTTCAACTGGATTTTGCAGATGAATATGCCTGCTATGGTAGTAGCTACTAAGGTAGATAAAATTAAAAATAGTCAGAAGAAGAAGCAAGAGAGGCTAATTAAAGAAACTTTAGGTATAAGTCAGTTTACACCATTTACCTTCTTCTCTACAGAAACTGGGGAAGGTAAAGATAAGGTGATTCAGTTTATTGGGCAGTTTATGGATTGA